The proteins below are encoded in one region of Triticum aestivum cultivar Chinese Spring chromosome 1B, IWGSC CS RefSeq v2.1, whole genome shotgun sequence:
- the LOC123080626 gene encoding probable ADP,ATP carrier protein At5g56450 encodes MGVHVKKRHLNGALAFQSTPSCDALRTRNATPRLLRGRPIPIEYPSRSSSPRRQAQQNGTRPASHPARPTEPNHPTTRATETTRRYITQQAKRGVARAGTRMSEGAAAAAARVAAEEDGAARAGRAWAFRRDLAAGALMGGAVHTVVAPIERVKLLLQTQDGNAALLGRSRRFRGFADCVARTVRDEGVLSLWRGNGTAVIRYYPSVALNFSLKDLYRSILKDAGTSADNKFASIALTNFIAGAAAGCTTLVIIYPLDIAHTRLAADIGQTDARQFKGIRHFIQTIYKKNGIRGIYRGLPASLHGMVVHRGLYFGGFDTAKDMLVPLDSPLWQRWVAAQAVTSTAGLISYPLDTVRRRMMMQSGMEAQMYSGTLDCWRKIYRAEGVRSFYRGALSNMFRSTGAAAILVLYDEVKKFMNGGRL; translated from the exons ATGGGCGTCCACGTGAAGAAGCGGCATCTCAACGGTGCCTTGGCCTTCCAG AGCACGCCGTCATGCGATGCGCTCCGGACACGCAACGCAACGCCAAGGCTGCTGCGTGGGAGGCCCATCCCGATCGAATACCCGTCGCGCTCATCATCGCCTCGCCGCCAGGCCCAACAAAACGGGACCCGACCCGCCTCGCACCCAGCGAGACCCACCGAGCCGAACCACCCGACTACCCGGGCGACCGAGACAACTCGCCGATACATCACACAGCAAGCCAAGCGTGGCGTCGCACGAGCCGGGACGCGAATGAGCGAgggcgccgcggcggcggctgcgcgggtggcggcggaggaggatggggcggcgagggcggggcgGGCGTGGGCGTTCAGGCGGGATCTGGCGGCGGGGGCGCTGATGGGGGGCGCGGTGCACACCGTGGTGGCCCCCATCGAGCGGGTCAAGCTGCTGCTGCAGACGCAGGACGGCAACGCCGCGCTGCTCGGCAGGTCGCGCCGCTTCCGGGGCTTCGCCGACTGCGTCGCCCGCACCGTGCGGGACGAGGGCGTGCTCTCGCTCTGGCGCGGCAACGGCACCGCCGTCATCCGCTACTACCCCTCCGTCGCCCTCAACTTCTCCCTCAAG GACCTGTACAGGAGCATACTGAAAGACGCAGGAACCTCAGCAGACAATAAGTTCGCATCAATTGCTCTCACCAACTTCATCGCTGGTGCCGCCGCCGGATGCACGACTCTGGTCATCATTTACCCACTCGACATAGCTCATACCCGCCTTGCAGCCGACATTGGCCAAACAGATGCCCGTCAGTTCAAGGGCATCCGGCACTTCATCCAAACCATCTACAAGAAGAACGGCATCCGCGGCATCTACAGAGGGCTACCAGCATCTCTCCACGGGATGGTCGTCCACCGGGGCCTCTACTTCGGAGGCTTCGACACCGCGAAGGACATGCTGGTGCCGCTGGACTCCCCACTGTGGCAGCGGTGGGTGGCGGCGCAGGCGGTAACCTCCACGGCAGGGCTCATCTCGTACCCGCTGGACACGGTGCGGCGGAGGATGATGATGCAGTCAGGGATGGAGGCGCAGATGTACAGCGGCACCCTGGACTGCTGGCGCAAGATCTACAGAGCGGAGGGGGTCAGGTCGTTCTACCGGGGCGCGCTGTCTAACATGTTCCGGAGCACCGGCGCGGCTGCCATACTCGTGCTGTACGACGAGGTGAAGAAGTTCATGAACGGGGGTAGGTTGTGA